One genomic segment of Clostridium saccharoperbutylacetonicum N1-4(HMT) includes these proteins:
- a CDS encoding cadherin-like beta sandwich domain-containing protein, which produces MNKKIKKIIVFTLICAAFSTFMSSTINMGNQCAYAYSNDEISNLGLTTSTGIIIPIYNSVSNKEKNRVKKYDKIPIVIYSKLASNQDNIKLGTIEADAKDIRVFVGTEKIKLADINSVIKFEKGEKKSIYIRLYDSKNDFDSSFNTEYQLNVEREVGEDNDTDEDTVTLKDYDDVYLTQLSLSSDDKQIDLNFNKEQAIYNVTVDQDIKYLRIKAVPEQDNYRLTINDKDVDTKGSNKNVRTEALDEDKTLIKIRIVSTDHKRRDYYLNVTKNTSKTSTTDTTSSNTINPPENNISQYALTNGVWQFKKTDGTIATGWTNIGNQLYYFDETGAMKTGWLKDASGKWYYLNAGGDMAKNTTVDGYKIGTDGVYVGK; this is translated from the coding sequence ATGAATAAAAAGATAAAGAAAATAATTGTATTCACTTTAATATGTGCTGCTTTTTCTACTTTCATGTCATCAACCATAAATATGGGAAATCAGTGTGCTTATGCATACTCTAATGATGAAATTTCAAACTTGGGGCTAACAACATCTACCGGAATTATAATACCAATTTATAACAGTGTCTCTAACAAAGAAAAAAATAGAGTAAAAAAATATGATAAGATTCCAATAGTAATTTATTCAAAGCTTGCTTCAAATCAAGATAATATTAAATTAGGCACAATTGAAGCAGATGCAAAAGATATACGTGTTTTTGTTGGCACAGAAAAAATTAAGCTTGCCGATATTAACAGCGTAATAAAATTTGAAAAAGGTGAAAAGAAATCAATTTACATAAGATTATATGATTCAAAAAATGATTTTGATAGTTCCTTTAATACAGAATATCAACTTAATGTAGAAAGAGAAGTTGGCGAAGATAATGATACAGATGAGGATACTGTTACATTAAAAGATTACGATGATGTTTACTTAACTCAATTATCACTATCTTCTGATGATAAACAAATTGATCTTAATTTCAATAAAGAGCAGGCAATTTATAATGTAACTGTTGATCAAGATATAAAATACCTTAGAATTAAAGCTGTTCCTGAACAAGATAATTATAGACTAACAATTAATGATAAAGATGTAGATACTAAGGGCAGTAACAAAAATGTCCGAACTGAAGCCTTAGATGAAGATAAAACTCTTATCAAAATCAGAATTGTAAGTACAGATCATAAAAGAAGAGACTATTACTTAAATGTAACAAAAAATACAAGCAAGACTTCAACTACTGATACTACTTCTAGCAATACTATTAACCCGCCGGAAAATAATATTTCTCAATATGCTTTAACAAATGGAGTTTGGCAATTTAAAAAGACAGATGGAACTATAGCAACTGGTTGGACAAACATAGGCAATCAATTATATTACTTTGATGAAACAGGCGCAATGAAAACTGGCTGGTTAAAAGATGCTTCTGGTAAGTGGTACTACTTAAATGCAGGTGGAGATATGGCTAAGAATACAACTGTAGATGGATATAAAATTGGAACTGATGGGGTATACGTAGGAAAATAA
- a CDS encoding N-acetylmuramoyl-L-alanine amidase family protein, with the protein MIRRTNKITSLLLATAAVVSMVPAYAADIKKVDTEVGTVYNAIAYKDGKDLVNGKIKDNEGTYYYVNGKYTNLNDIDSGSDYTIYGTKYAEVENGDYYVDLDTGKVTKDSMRKNDLDDAESSLRKKIKEVNRYNSNSNLPTDFIKIAGNKFSENWYATKFYTIATNLDNAGDKPTIYTDAKGNYIDADYNLGKIKVETTGSGVSGEVTVENTVDKKILKSGSTTIATVDAKIVNSATKELGQDKDNIYRYTQVKITLTPANGITLPSSVKINGKIFAVDASNHTVILDTIQKISKAQNSDTIKDAKYAKSVSNYIISNDNGSVLSNESNYLALAKVSGTEARVIGEKLVLFNINNTKGSDPNLKIQAATLKGKNGYYYTDVEKKADIKAEYSTDINKAAIDTDIEGNIYILDSGYIKKFDGTDDWTKIYKVDGAFDSLSVYDNNNMITWSQHDEVYSVIGGKKQDDNPTPTPNVTKGWVKATDGTWSYNKADGTKTIGWFQDGNGWYYTNGAGVMQTGWQYVGGLWYYLNPVSDGNMGAMKTGWQNIGGTWYYLNPISNGAMGAMKTGWINDNGTWYYCNSSGAMLADTVVNGYVLGKNGAWIR; encoded by the coding sequence ATGATTAGAAGAACAAATAAAATCACATCACTACTATTAGCGACGGCAGCTGTTGTTTCAATGGTACCAGCATATGCTGCAGATATTAAAAAGGTTGATACTGAAGTAGGAACTGTTTACAACGCTATAGCATATAAAGATGGGAAAGATTTGGTAAATGGAAAAATTAAAGACAATGAAGGGACTTATTATTATGTTAATGGAAAATATACTAATTTAAATGATATTGATTCGGGTTCGGATTATACAATATATGGAACTAAATATGCTGAAGTAGAAAATGGCGATTATTATGTAGATTTAGATACAGGTAAAGTAACAAAGGATTCCATGAGAAAAAATGATTTGGACGATGCTGAATCGTCTTTAAGAAAAAAGATTAAAGAGGTTAATAGATATAATAGTAATTCTAATTTGCCAACAGACTTTATAAAAATTGCAGGAAATAAATTTAGTGAAAATTGGTATGCTACTAAATTCTATACGATAGCAACTAATCTAGATAATGCTGGAGATAAACCAACAATATATACTGATGCTAAAGGTAATTATATTGATGCAGATTATAATTTGGGAAAAATTAAAGTTGAAACCACAGGATCAGGAGTGTCAGGAGAAGTTACAGTAGAAAATACAGTGGATAAAAAAATATTAAAATCTGGATCTACTACAATTGCAACAGTAGATGCTAAAATTGTAAATTCAGCTACTAAAGAATTGGGACAAGATAAAGATAATATTTATAGATATACCCAAGTTAAAATTACGTTAACACCTGCTAATGGTATAACGCTACCTTCATCAGTAAAAATAAATGGTAAAATATTTGCAGTTGATGCTAGTAACCATACTGTAATATTGGATACAATTCAAAAAATATCTAAAGCGCAAAATTCAGATACTATTAAAGATGCAAAATATGCAAAATCTGTAAGCAATTATATTATAAGTAATGACAATGGGTCAGTATTATCAAATGAATCTAATTATTTAGCTTTAGCAAAAGTATCAGGGACTGAAGCGAGAGTAATAGGTGAAAAACTAGTGTTATTTAATATCAATAATACAAAGGGTTCTGATCCAAATTTAAAAATTCAAGCAGCTACATTAAAAGGAAAGAATGGCTATTATTATACAGATGTTGAAAAAAAGGCAGATATTAAAGCAGAATATAGCACTGATATTAATAAAGCAGCAATTGATACTGATATAGAAGGAAATATTTATATCTTAGATAGTGGATACATTAAGAAATTTGATGGTACTGATGATTGGACAAAGATTTATAAGGTAGATGGTGCATTTGATTCATTATCAGTTTATGATAATAACAATATGATTACTTGGAGCCAACATGATGAGGTTTATTCAGTAATAGGTGGTAAGAAACAAGATGATAATCCAACTCCTACTCCGAATGTAACTAAAGGCTGGGTAAAGGCTACAGATGGAACTTGGTCGTATAATAAAGCTGATGGGACTAAAACTATAGGTTGGTTCCAAGATGGAAATGGTTGGTATTATACTAATGGAGCTGGAGTAATGCAAACTGGATGGCAATATGTAGGAGGCTTGTGGTATTATTTAAATCCAGTATCAGACGGTAATATGGGAGCAATGAAAACCGGATGGCAGAATATTGGTGGAACCTGGTATTATTTAAACCCAATATCAAATGGTGCTATGGGTGCGATGAAAACAGGATGGATTAATGATAACGGAACATGGTATTACTGTAATTCATCAGGGGCGATGCTAGCTGATACAGTTGTTAATGGATATGTATTAGGAAAAAATGGAGCTTGGATTAGATAA
- a CDS encoding ATP-binding protein has product MFIGREYEINALNKLYSKEEFQFIVMYGRRRVGKTTLLSEFCNNKPAIFFVAEEYNSSLSLRNFSKQILEYFKMTDYISTFESWEKAFMFLAKESEDKQLILVVDEFPYLVQSNNTLPSLLQNLIDHYLKKTKLFIVVCGSSMSFMEKEVLSYKSPLFGRRTAQMLIEPFDFYNSSKFFPKYSFNERVMTYGIIGGIPQYLEKFNEKNTIEDNIKQELLDKSSYLYEEPKNLLKQELREPAVYNSIIEAIANGYTKINEISTKIGEPKDKCSKYLSSLIDLHIVSKETPIMEKENSRKSIYKLNDNLFKFYYNFIFSNKSLIEQHMGDFLYEKKIEPQIPKYLGEIFEKVCIDFMNYQNRNGDLPFIYTNIGRWWGNNPKTKKQEEIDIVAIDDTMILFGECKWRNEKLDMDVVNSLIKKSEINVFEKFQKKFYSFFSKSGFTDSVKDYSNNNKNILLFGPEELIGD; this is encoded by the coding sequence ATGTTTATAGGAAGAGAATATGAGATTAATGCTTTAAATAAACTATATTCAAAGGAAGAATTTCAGTTTATTGTTATGTATGGGCGTAGAAGAGTAGGAAAGACAACTTTATTAAGTGAATTTTGCAATAATAAGCCAGCAATATTTTTTGTTGCAGAGGAATATAATAGCAGCCTATCTCTTAGAAATTTTTCAAAACAAATTCTGGAGTATTTTAAAATGACGGATTATATCAGTACTTTTGAATCTTGGGAAAAAGCGTTTATGTTTTTAGCCAAAGAAAGCGAAGATAAGCAGCTGATATTAGTTGTTGATGAGTTTCCGTATTTAGTTCAATCTAATAATACATTGCCATCCTTATTACAAAATTTAATAGACCACTACTTAAAGAAAACAAAATTATTTATTGTAGTGTGTGGCTCTTCCATGAGCTTTATGGAAAAGGAAGTATTAAGCTACAAAAGCCCATTATTTGGAAGAAGAACTGCACAGATGCTGATTGAGCCTTTTGATTTTTATAATAGTTCGAAGTTTTTTCCAAAGTATTCTTTTAATGAAAGAGTTATGACTTATGGAATAATCGGAGGAATTCCTCAATATTTAGAGAAATTTAATGAAAAGAATACTATAGAGGATAATATAAAACAAGAATTGTTAGATAAGTCAAGTTATTTATATGAAGAACCTAAAAATTTACTAAAGCAGGAATTGAGAGAACCGGCTGTATATAATTCAATAATAGAAGCAATTGCAAATGGTTATACAAAGATAAATGAGATATCAACTAAAATTGGGGAGCCTAAAGATAAATGCTCTAAATATTTGTCATCATTAATTGATTTGCATATTGTATCAAAAGAGACACCTATTATGGAGAAAGAAAATTCAAGAAAAAGCATTTATAAGCTTAATGACAATCTATTTAAATTTTATTATAATTTCATTTTTTCTAATAAATCACTTATAGAACAGCACATGGGAGACTTTTTGTATGAAAAAAAAATAGAACCACAAATTCCAAAATATTTGGGTGAGATATTTGAAAAGGTGTGTATAGATTTTATGAATTATCAAAACAGAAATGGAGATTTACCGTTTATATATACCAATATAGGAAGATGGTGGGGCAATAACCCTAAAACTAAAAAACAAGAGGAAATAGATATAGTTGCTATTGATGATACAATGATATTATTTGGAGAATGCAAATGGAGAAATGAAAAATTAGATATGGATGTTGTAAACTCATTAATAAAAAAAAGTGAAATAAATGTATTTGAAAAGTTTCAAAAGAAATTTTATAGCTTTTTTTCAAAAAGCGGATTTACTGATTCTGTAAAAGACTATTCGAATAATAATAAAAATATTTTATTATTTGGACCTGAAGAGTTAATTGGGGACTGA